Within Pseudorca crassidens isolate mPseCra1 chromosome 8, mPseCra1.hap1, whole genome shotgun sequence, the genomic segment TCCTCTGAGAGCCACCTGCTCACCGCACAGCTGCGACTCCCCGAGCCCCCACTGGCCCCCGGCTCTTTCCACAGGTTGGCCATTTGGGCCTCTGCCAGCCAGTGAAACAGCAGTTAGAAGCCCGTGTTACAGATGGGCTGTGGGGCCCTGGTTGCACACTGAGGGGCCCGCAGCATCTTATTTCAAACGCCGGCTCTCCAGTGCAGTGGGCTGCTGTGCACACGATGCGTGGAGCCTGGGCTTTCCTGCTGGAGAGGGCGAGGGTGTGGTTGTCCTGGCTTGTGTAGAGCTGATTGCTCTGCACTGTTGGGGCCTCTTGCACTGAGCTGTGAGTCCATGAACGAGTGCTTCTTAAACTCAAGGGAGTGTCAGAATCAGCAGGGGGCTCCTTAGTGAACACATTACTGGCTCCCCAGATGCGGGGGGGCCAGGGAAGGGacctgcatttctagcaagttccagGAGATGATGCTGCCGCTGGCGGGGGGCACTTTGAGGACCCCTGCTGTACAGACGGGGTGCAGTGCCTGTGCTGATTGGGGCTCTGTTCTCTGTCTgcagtttgtgtgtgttgggggaagcCCTTCCCGGATGAAAGCCTTCATCAAGTACATGGCCGTGGAGCTGGGCCTTGACCACCCAGGTGCAGAGTATCCCGACATCTGTGAGGGCACCGACCGCTACGCCATGTTTAAAGTGGGCCCGGTGCTGTCGGTCAGCGTGAGTACCTGCCCTCGTGGTGGGCTCAGCCCTTGGCTCTGCAGGCCCCATCCCCGCCCTGCACACAGCCTGACAGAGGAAACAGGAGTCGAGGagagcctggggctgggctgcagaGGTAGTGGAGCCCGTCTCCAGGAGAGACAGATACACACGTACAAACACACGCGCACACCCACCCAGCTGTGCGCACACAGTGAGCACCCAGGTTGGAGACCCGGGAAGATGGTGCTCTGCCTGGACCAGGGCCACGAAGAGAGCCGGGCACCAAGTGGTCCCCACACCATCCGCCTGTGTTACTTCACACACATGCGATTCAGCAATGGGTGAACACAGAAACCTCTGGTGTTCTCGTTTTCCAGTTTTGGTTCCCTTTGCAGACGAGAACATTTTTAGAGGAAGTGCTGCCTTACAGTAAGgctgcccctgaggctgggaCAGGGGCCCAGCCCTCTGGGCAGCTGAGACGTCTGGTGGTACTAACCACCCGCAGCACACCCAAGAGTAAGACGTAATCCATGGAAGCACTTCCCACAAGTAAGACTGCAGGACGAACACGTTCTCCAAAGAGGGCTTGGCCTCAGGGGCAGCTCCTGGCAGACGTGGCACCGGGAGGGCCTCTGAAGAAGGGCGGTTTTGGGGATGCGGAGGTGGAGGAAACGGCACAGGCAGAACCGCGGCGGTGGAGCCACCAGCCAGTTACCGAGTTTGGCTGCGgcagagcgtgtggagaaaagggaaaacgtGTGTGGGGCTTCCCACGCCAGGGGATGTCTGTTACCTAGCAACAGCAGCCTCCTGGTCCTCAGCTGCCATCTGTTCCACGGGTGGTGTGGATCAAAGGGGTCATCCATTCGACAGCTTTGTGCAAACCTTTACACTTCCCCAAGTGTTCGGTTTTTACATGTACGTTAGGAAGTTCATCTTCTTTACCACCAGTTAGCAATGCAGCACAGAACACACAGAGGTGCTACCAGAGCGTGACGCTGGCATTTCTCCCTGGTTCTAGCACGGGATGGGCATCCCCTCCATCGCCATCATGCTGCACGAGCTCATCAAGCTGCTGTACCACGCCCGGTGCTCCGACGTCACCCTCATCCGCTTCGGCACCTCTGGTGGGATAGGTTAGTGTGCAGAGTGCCACTGGGACCCGGGTGGGCAGCGTGGGGACCCAGAGCTCCTCCCTGAGCCGTGCCCAAGGAGAGCTCAGCAGCAGCaggcattttgttatttttttctggtccAGCTACTTCTCCCAACTCATACCCCAGAAATAGGCAGAGAAAGGCACCAGGCCACGTGCACCCGAAAACCCGTCCTTTTGGAGTTATACAACGTGTGCCTTCTTgtttgcttgattctcttttaatTCTTGCTAATCcctcttttctctgcctttctccttcactttgcTCACTCCTCCTCTTTATTCCTGCAAAGATGTGAAGCACCTTATGAGAAAACCTACAGGAAAATcaaagggggaagagagagatgcAATACAAAATTAAGATGTGTCCTTAAGTTGCGTGAAAGCCCTCCCGTTcgcaacataatttttttaacatcgcAAAGgcaacaaagaaagaagaggatgCAAGGAGAAAGTAAAACGCTAAACATCATGTTGAGTTTTCAGCCAAAGTCTTTGAGGCAAACTTGTTTTACTCTGATGTCCCACCTCTGGGCCGGTTTTTCTGCGGAAAACTGGGTGCTAGTAATTCTCGCTCCCGCTGAGGAGCTGGGAGCTGCTGGAAGGAGGTCTGCGGTCATCAGCCTGGCCTCTGTGCATTTGTTTCTGACTGCCTAGACCTGACCTCCCCTGCATTTATGGTAATTCGAAAATTTAGGTTTTCTCGCTGTGATAGAGGATCGCTGTAGGTCCTAAATCTTCTCAATAGgttgtctcatttttcttttcactataTAGACAGATTGATGGTTAACATCCGTGTTTGCAGATTGTAATTCAAAGTTGAAAGGAGCTGTTCTCGGGAAAACACCCCAATGACCACGAGCTCCCAGGCTGTGCACACTTAGTCTGTGATACCATCGACCCAACGGACTCGTGGCTGTGCACATCGCATCAGTGTGGGCGAGGAGCTCCAGCAAATCCTTCCTGAGTTCTTGCTTTGGAGggattttaaaatcaataatcagagagagaattctggagGGAGTAGGGTGGATTTTGAATCTCCCAAAATTGCCCCATAAAAATGGAGAGATCAACTAGAGAGCCAGACCCCAAACCCCCGACAACAGTGTGACATGGTGTCCCCACAAATCCCAAAATAGGAACAGTGGGTGGCCGGCATGGGCCGCCACTCGGGAGGGAGAACTGGGTGACTCCAGCGTTTCTGTCAGATGTGAGAATTCTGAAACGGCCAACAGGTATCCGGGGAAAGGGCAGGGCCTGTGTGAGGAAGAGCAGCTGACACTGGGAGGGGTCCTGCGCCCTCCAATTTGAGGTCTGGAGTGGCTTGAAAATTCTAGGCCCCGTGAGTTCATGAAAGCCGCCAGCTGAGCTTCTTTCCAGGTCCACACTCGGTGTGGGGAGACACCTGAGGAGAGCCTACGTTGACCAGAACAGGGACAAAGCAGCGAGGGAGAGAAAGTCCAGATGCACATGCAGGGGGCAAGCAGAGCCAGAGCTTGGCAATTGGccacgttttttgttttttaaactaaagtaGAGACAcaatttatactttatttattttttaaattttatttatttttggctatgttgggtctttgttgctgcgtgcaggttttctctagttatggcgagtgggggctcctcttccttggggtgcacaggcttctcattgtggtggcttctcttgttgtggagcacaggctctaggtacgcaggctcggtagctgtggctcgtgggcttcagtagttgtggctcgtgggctctagagcgcaggctcagtagttgtggtgcacgggcttagttgctccacggcacgtgggatcttcccggaccagggctcgaacccatgtcccctgcactggcaggcggattcttaaccactgtgccaccagggaagcccatggccacgttttttaatgtttcatgagAGCGGCTGACGTGGGGCTCTGGGACAGAtctcctggctccttcctcctccctaaaTGTTTAGGAAAACCAATATCACATTAAAGTAAGTAGTAGTGTAGTAGTAGGAAAGGCTCCTGGTCAAATCCCATGCAAAGTTATTAAAAAACCAAAGAGCAAGGAGCAGAGTAACGTCTGTACAATCTTGGAAACGCCCAGGGAGGCACAGGAAGCAGGACCTCCGGTGGGTCAGTCCTGGAGGGAAGCCAGGGTGTCAAGAGCTGGTGACCGCAGGAGCCAGGTTTGGGGTGCCCCAGTGTTCCTTACTCAGAACCTGAAATAATAAGGTACAAAACAGGGACCAGCTGAACACATACTGGTAAAGGGAGCCCCAGACAGTTCCAGCAGCGACGGAAAGACGCTGCTCTGTGGGGATGGGCCGCCCAtcaatttcactttcttctttgcacttttctgtattttctgcagCGTCTACACATTCATTACTTtaccttcaggaaaaaaaaaatctggtgctGAAAAGAGATccttacctatttctttttagGGCATGACTGACCCTTCAGTGTTACAGTGCGTGGACGGGGCCCTCCCCTCCCTAACCGCCCCTTGCAGCCGGGACACCCGCTTCTTCCTGCAGGTCTGGAGCCCGGCTCCGTGGTCATCACCCGGCAGGCGGTGGACGGCTGCTTCAAGCAGGAGTTCGAGCAAATTGTCCTTGGGAAGCGCGTGGTCCGGAACACGCACCTGGACGATTGGCTGGTGCAGGAGCTGGTGCGGTGCTCCGCGGACCTGGGCGAGTTCCCCACGGTCGtgggcaacaccatgtgtaccctGGACTTCTATGAAGGTGAGGAGTGCGCTGGTCTCCCGCCTGGGGGTCCGCACCGCTGTGGGCCTGCGTCTCAGCACCGGTTACCTCGCGGGCCAGTGGGTCGAGGACAGGCGGGGCCCGTCGGGCTGGAAAGCATTTCTgtctgggggcggggagggcatgCAGTAGGCGCTTACTGAgtgcccgggggtggggggcggtggaaTGGGAGGTGGGCGCTCCCGGGCCAGCATCGGCTCTCCACGTTCCCAGGGCAAGGCCGCCTGGACGGGGCCCTCTGCTCCTACGCGGAGAAGGACAAGCAGGAGTACCTGCGGGCGGCCTACGAGGCCGGCATCCGCAACATAGAGATGGAGTCGTCCGTATTCGCCGCCATGTGCAACGCCTGCGGCCTCCGAGGTTGGGTCCCTAGGCCGCAGCTCCCCcaactgcccccccaccccccccacccccgtcctccCGGGCCCCGCCCATCGCCAGCCTTGGCCTTGCACCCGCCCTGCCCCCAAGGCGTGTTTCTGGACCCCTGGGCTGGGACCTCCTTGGATTGTCACGTGGTCCAAGGCAGGGTCCTCAGTGTCTCTGCAGGGATTCACGTGCCACCGAGAGGCCAGAAAGATGAGAAAGTCCCCCCTTCGGGTCTGGGCAGGCTTCGCGGCTGACTCTGCAA encodes:
- the UPP1 gene encoding uridine phosphorylase 1 isoform X1 — translated: MASPGAETEKPGNHNDFVQLCNPHVAAMKEDVLYHFSLSTSTHDFPTMFGDVKFVCVGGSPSRMKAFIKYMAVELGLDHPGAEYPDICEGTDRYAMFKVGPVLSVSHGMGIPSIAIMLHELIKLLYHARCSDVTLIRFGTSGGIGLEPGSVVITRQAVDGCFKQEFEQIVLGKRVVRNTHLDDWLVQELVRCSADLGEFPTVVGNTMCTLDFYEGQGRLDGALCSYAEKDKQEYLRAAYEAGIRNIEMESSVFAAMCNACGLRAAVVCVMLLNRLEGDQISSPHEVLVEYQQRPQRLVGHFIKKCLAAS
- the UPP1 gene encoding uridine phosphorylase 1 isoform X3; this translates as MKAFIKYMAVELGLDHPGAEYPDICEGTDRYAMFKVGPVLSVSHGMGIPSIAIMLHELIKLLYHARCSDVTLIRFGTSGGIGLEPGSVVITRQAVDGCFKQEFEQIVLGKRVVRNTHLDDWLVQELVRCSADLGEFPTVVGNTMCTLDFYEGQGRLDGALCSYAEKDKQEYLRAAYEAGIRNIEMESSVFAAMCNACGLRAAVVCVMLLNRLEGDQISSPHEVLVEYQQRPQRLVGHFIKKCLAAS
- the UPP1 gene encoding uridine phosphorylase 1 isoform X2; this translates as MRRWRKRHRQNRGGGATSQLPSLAAAERVEKRENVCGASHARGCLLPSNSSLLVLSCHLFHGWCGSKGSSIRQLCANLYTSPSVRFLHHGMGIPSIAIMLHELIKLLYHARCSDVTLIRFGTSGGIGLEPGSVVITRQAVDGCFKQEFEQIVLGKRVVRNTHLDDWLVQELVRCSADLGEFPTVVGNTMCTLDFYEGQGRLDGALCSYAEKDKQEYLRAAYEAGIRNIEMESSVFAAMCNACGLRAAVVCVMLLNRLEGDQISSPHEVLVEYQQRPQRLVGHFIKKCLAAS